GGCGCGCTGCAGCAGGTCGGGCAAGGTGTCCCACTTGAAGGCGCTGTTCTTGTACTTGTAGTTGTAGACGCCCGTCACGGGGTCGACCTGGCCCGAACCGTCGGCCAACTGCGCGCGGCCCGCGACCCAGTTGGACGGGCTGGGCCAGCAGCGCGAGTTGACGGGCTCCGAATCGGTATCGGTGCTGTTCACGCCCAGCTTGCGCAGTTCGGGATTGGCATTGGCGCCCGACCAGAACACGATGCGGTTGGGATCGGTGCCGGTCAGGATGGAACAGTGATAGCCGTCGCAGACGGTGAAGGCATCGGCCAGCGCGAACTGGTACGGAATGTCCTCGCGCATGAAGAAGCCCATGGTGGCCTGGTTCTTGTACTGGATCCACTGGTCCATCTTGCCCTGGTTCCAGGCCGCCTGCTGGTCGGGGAAATTGTGCGGCGTGCCCGATCCGATCAGCGCGTTGCTGGTCCTGGAATCGCGGCGGAAGGGCTGGATGTCCTGGCCGCCCTTGGGGTCGGGCTGGAAGAACACCGACTTGCCGCTGGCCAGCGGAATCGGGAAGCGGTCGCCGAAGCCGCGCACGCCGCGCATGGTGCCGAAATAGTGGTCGAACGAGCGGTTCTCCTGCATCAGGATCACGATGTGCTTGATGTCCTTGATGGTGCCGCTTTCGACCGCCGCGGGAACCGCCAGCGCGCGCTGGATCGAGGCGGGCAGCAAGGCCATCGCCGACAGGGCGCCGGCTGCCTGGGCCGAGGCCCGGAAGAACTGCCGGCGGCCCGGCAAGGCCGGGGACACGCTGGCGGAATGCGAGGGGTAGGTCTTGGTCATGGGGCTACTCTTGCGTTGGGTTGAGCGGATCGGGCGTTCAGGGCGCGCAGCGCAGTTGCGGCGCGGGCGGCGGCGTCTCGGGCTGTCCGGTCTCGGGCGGCGCGGTCGCGCCGTCATCCGAGTCGTCATCGCCGCCGCAGGCGGCAAGGGTCAAACTCAGGGCGATGGCCGCAACAAGGGCGCGGCCCAGTGCAAAGTACGGGGTCATGAAAACTCCTGGTCAGGGAACGTTGCCGGGTCCGTCCGGCAGAAAACCTATAGGGGCGCGGCGGCCTGGCTGGCCGCCGCGCCAGCTCAGCTCAAGCGGCGCCGCAAGCGGGCGGCGACCTGGTCCAGCAAGAACACGGTGATGAAGATCACGACGAGAATGGTCCCGACGTGGGCGTACTGGTACATGTCGTAGCGGCCCTTCAGCTCCTGGCCGATGCCGCCCGCGCCCACCAGGCCCACGACCGTGGCCATGCGCACGTTGCGGTCCAGGATGTACAGGGTGTAGCCGGTGAACTTGGGCATGACTTGCGGCAGCACGGCATAGGCCAACACGCGCGGCTTGCTGGCGCCGATCGCGGCCAGCGCCTCTTGCGGCTTGGCGTCGGCCGTCTCGATATCCTCGGCGTAGAACTTGCCCAGGAATCCCATCGAATGGATGGCCAGCGCCAGCACCCCGGCAATCGGGCCGAAGCCGTAGGCCAGCACCAGGAACAGCGCGCAGATCAGCTCGGGCATCGCGCGGAACATGCTGACGATGGCCCGCGCCGCCACGTACAGCAGCCGATTGGGCGCGTAATTGCGGGCGCTGCAATAGGCCAGCGGCACGCTGCCCAGTACGGCCAGCAAGGTCGCCCAGATGGCGATCTCGAAGGTCTCGACCATCTTCACCGCCACCCGCCACAGATAGCCCAGCGGCTCGACCAGATAGGTCTGCGTGGACACCTCGTCTTCCATCTTCAGCGTGTGCGGATTCAACCGGTTTTCGGTCACCTGCAGCGTTTCCACACGGGCCAGCCACGGCAACTTGTCCGGATCGAATCCTTCTATGCGCGAGGTCTCGGTGCGATAAGAGACCTGCAGCGGGAACAGGTTGTCGGCCAGGGCGCCCAGGCCCGCCGTGACCTGGGACTGCTGCTTCAGGCCCACCGCCGCCAGCGCGCCGTCCAGGGTCAGCGCCGCCATGCGGCCCATCTCGACCCGTTGGCCGGTGTAGAGGAACAACATCAGCGCCGCGATCACGATCAGCAGCGCGCGGGCGCCGTAAGGCGGATCCAGGCGCCAGGCCGCGTTGTCGGCTGGCGTTTTCAATGCCTGCGTGTTCATTGCGCGCCTCCCGCCGACAACACCGCCGGCCGGATCGGCCTGGCCGCGCGCGGCTCGACATGGCCGCGGCCCGCAAGATCGGCAGCGGCGATGCCGCTCTCCGGCTGCGGGGCCCGATACAGGGCGCGGGCGGTGGCCTCATCGAACGCGCCCGCCGGTCCGTCGAACACCATGACGCCATGGCGCAGCGCCACGATGCGGTCGGCGAACTCGCGGGCCAGATCGACCTGGTGCAGGCTGCACAGGACGGTCGCGCCGCGTTCCCGCGCCTGATTGCGCAACAGCTCCAGGATGTCGCGGCTGATGCGCGGGTCCAGGCTGGCCACCGGCTCGTCGGCCAGCAACAAGGCCGGGGCCAGCATGAAGGCGCGGGCGATGCCCACGCGCTGCTGCTGGCCGCCAGACAATTCGCTCACGCGGCGTTGCAAATGTTCGGGCTGCAGGCCGACTTCGCGCACCAGCTTGCAGGCCCGTTCGCGCAATTCCGCGGGGAAGCGCATCAGATAGGCGCGCCATGCCGGCAAGCCGGGCAGCGCGCCCGACAGCACGTTGGTCGCGACCGTCGCGCGCGACACCAGGTTGAAGTGCTGATGCACCATGCCGATCCGTGGCCGCACGGCAGCAAGCGTCGAAGGCTGCACCTGCGTGCCATCGACCCACACTTCCCCTTGGGTCGGCACGGTCAAGCCGTTGGCCATGCGCAGCAAGGTCGATTTGCCCGCGCCCGAGGCGCCGAGGATGACGCAGAACTGGCCGCGCGGCACCTGCAGCGACACCGAGTTCAGGGCCGCGGTCCCGTCGGCATAGCGCATGCCGACGGCGTCGTAGCGCAGCATGTCCATTTCGCTTGCTCCGGCGATCACCGCTGTGCCGCCTTCTGCAGGATTTCGCCCTTGATCTCGTCGGTCAGCAGGGCCATCTTCGAAGCCGGGCCAGCGAACTGCGCCTCGGAGAACTCGGTGTCGAAGCGATCCAGCTTGGCGCCGCCGTAGCCGCGCACCATGTCCGGGGTCACGCCGGGCGCCTGATGCACCTTGGCAAATGCCTGCTTGAGCGTCGCCTTCAGCGACTCGGGCAGCTTGGTGTTCATTGCCAGCGGCGGATACGGGATGGGTTCGCTCTTGAAGATCACCTTCACGGACTTCGGGTCCACCGCGCCCTGGCGCACCGCCTTGTCGAAGGAATCGAACGACAGCGCAGCCGCGTCGACCTGGCCCTGCACCAGCGCGGCCAGGCTGCTGGCGTGGCTGCCGGTCAATTGCAGCGCCGCCAGGTCCTTGGCCGGGTTCATGCCGTCCTTGATCATGGACGCCACCTGGAAGGTGAAGCTGGAAGCCGAGTTCACGTCGCCGAACGCGGCGCGCTTGCCCTTCAGGTCGGCCAACGTATTGATCGGCGAATCGGCCCGGGCGAACATCGCGGCGTAGTAGGCGGACTCGCCTTTCTGCACGCCCACGGCCAGCAACTGCGCGCATTGGCGCTCGTGCGCCTGCACGTACGAAACCGGTCCCAGGAACGCGACCTCGGCCAACTGGTTGCACATGCCTTCGACCACGGCGCCGTAGGATTGGCCCACCGTCAGTTGGAAATGCAGCCCGGTGCTGCGCGTGATCGCATTGAAGATCGGCGCGTAGTCGGCCTTGGTGCCCGATTCGGTGCCACCATCGGCAGGTATCAGCAGCACGCGCAACGGACGCTGCTGCGAGCCGTCGGCCAGGGATTGGGCTTGCGCGAGGGGTGCGGCGGCCAGCAGGGAAACCAGCGCCAGGGCGGGCGCGCAATTGCGGATCTTCATTTTTCTGTTCCTAGTCTTGTTGAGGTTGCCATCGGGGCGCTGCGTGCTCGGCCCTGATTCCGGACGCAGATTAGTGATGGCACATGACAGGAAAATGAAAATTGCTCAAATCAAAAAAATGAATTTTTGAATTTTGTTCAGATAGAATCACAGCCGCCGGGCAGGCCCGAACCGTAGCGGGCGCCCACTCCTTTCAACCCTGCACGCGCTTCGACGCCACCACGCCGATCCATGACCCGCATTGCCTGCACTCCTCTCGCTTCCCATTCCCAAGCCCCGACGTCGGAACCGCCCTGGACCGTCCGCTCGCGCGGCCTGATCCTGGACCTGGACGGGACATTGATACGGGGCCATGAAGTGATACCGGGCGCCAGCGAGCTGCTGACCCGCTGGGCGGGACGCTGCGTCATCGTGTCCAACAATTCCACTGACACGGCGGCAGGCCTGGCGCCGCGCTTGCGGGCGATGGGCCTGCCGGTGCAAGCCGAAACGCTGATCCTGGCCGGCGAGCAGGCCGTGCGCCATATCGCCCGGCAGCATCCGCGGGCCGCGGTGCTGCTCTGCGCCTCGGACGCATTGCGCGGCTTCGCCGCCAGCCTGGGGCTGGCGCTGGTGGACCGCAATGCGGACATCGTGCTGCTGGCGCGCGATCTGTCGTTCGGCTACGGGACGCTGCAGACCCTGGCAGGCGAGCTGGCGCGGGGCGCGACCTTGATGGTCAGCAACGGCGATCTCACCCATCCCGGTCCGCAAGGCGCCATCGTCCCCGAAACAGGCGCGCTACTGCAGTCGGTGCTGGCCTGCGCGCCTGGCGTGCGCCCGCAAATACTCGGCAAGCCGGGAGCCATGCTGTTGGAGGAAGGATTGCGCCGGCTGGGACTGGCGCCGGCCGACGCCACGGTCATCGGCGACAACGTGCGCACCGATGCGCTGGGCGCGGTGCGCCTGGGCATCGGCTATCTGCTGGTCGGCACTGCGCCTTACGCGGATGCGCCGGACGTGGCGGGGCTGCTGGATGGCGCGCGTCCGCGCAGGCATGCGCTGCCGGCGGACATCGAAGGCGATCAGTAGCGCTTGTTCGACAGCACGTCGAAGGTGCTGCGCAGCGTGGAGACGGCCTTGTCGTAGTCGGACAGGGCCAGGCAGGCGATGAGCGTGTCGATGATGGCCAACTGCGCCAACCGGCTGGTCATGGCCTCGGTGCGGAAACGGGTCTCGCGCGACATGGTGTGCAGCACCACGTCCGCGTGTTCCTGGATCGGCGATTTGCCGAAATTGGTGATGCAGATCGTACGCGCCCCGGCTTCCTTGGCCAGCCGCGTCGCCAACACGGTTTCATGGGTGCTGCCGGAATGCGAAATGGTCAGCACGGCGACGTCCGGCCCGGTCAGCGACGCGCTGATGGCCTGCACGTGGGAATCGGTCACTGCCGTGGCATGCAGCCCGATGCGCAACATGCGGTAGTGCGCGTCATGCGCGATGACGGCCGAGCTGCCGATGCCGTAGATTTCCACGCGGCGGGCGCCGCGGATCAGTTCCACGGCCGCCGACAGCGCGGCCACGTCCAGCACCGATTCCGTTTCCTGCAGGGTCTGGATATTGCTGTGGAAGATCTTGCTGACGACCTGCTCGGGCGTGTCCTGGGCAGCCAGGTCTTCATGGATGTACTGCACCGGCTGCACGATCTGCTGCGCCAGCGCGATCTTCAGCTGTTGAAAGCCCGTGGCGCCCAGCAGCTTGCAAAAGCCCACCACGCTGCCTTCGCTGCACTGGGTGCGCTCGGCCACTTCGCTGACCGACATGTGCACCACCTCGGCCGGGTTGCGTATGACGAACTCGCCGATGCGCTGCGAGGCCGCCCCCATCGAGGGCAGCAGGCTCTGGATGCGCGCCAGCATGGCCTGCGGCGAGCCCCGCTGCTGATCGGCGGCGGTCGGGGTTCGGGGAGTGCGTTTGGATGTGGCCATGGCGGAGATCGAGGAACAGGAACCGGATGCGCAGGCAACGATACCCTACCCGCTGCCGGCGCGGCGACGGCGCATGCTAACGGCCGCCGATGACAGGATATCCGGGCAGCCGCAAGCCGCCCATGAAAAAGGCCGGCATGTGCCGGCCTTTCCGTTTGCTGTGGCTTACTTCGCCGGCGCCGCGGGCGTTTCGGCGGGCTTGTCGCCTGCGGCCGGTGCGGCCGGGGTGGCGGGTGCGGCCGGGACCGAGGGCACCGACGCGTCGGGCTTGGCCGGAGCGGCGGGCACCGAACCCGCGCCGGGAACCGACGAACCAGCGGGAGCGGGCGCTGCGCCCGGCACTTGCGGCACCGAACGGTCGGCCGGGAAGCTTTGCATCACGCCGGAGTCGACGGCAGGGCCGCTATTGCCCTTGTGGCTGACATAAGCCAGGCCGGCGGTGGACGCGAAGAAGACCACGGCGGCCCACTTGGTCGCGCGCGACAGGAAGTTCGCCGCGCCGGTGGCGCCGAACAGGCTGCCGGCCGAGCCACTGCCGAAGGCGGACCCCATGTCGGCGCCTTTGCCCTGCTGAAGCAGGACCAGGACGATGATAGCCAGCGCCGAGATCACTTGGACGGCCAGCAGGATTTTGAGCATCAAGGGCATTACAGACTCCGGAACGGAAACTTAGATAGCGGCGATTCGCAAAAATTCTTCGGCCACGAGCGACGCGCCGCCGACCAGGGCACCGTCGATATCAGTCATGGCGAACAAACTGGCGGCATTGGCAGCTTTGACGCTACCGCCGTACAACACTTGCACCTGCGCCGCGCCCAGCGCGCGCAGGGCGGCGCGGATGGCGCCATGGACTTCCTGCGCCTGCTCGGGGCTGGCGGTGCGGCCGGTGCCGATGGCCCAGACGGGCTCATAGGCCAGGACCATGCGCGAAACCGCCTCGGCGCCCAGCGCCAGCACGGGCTTCAATTGGCGTTCGATCACGGCCAGCGTGTTGCCGGCTTCGCGGTCGGCCAGGGATTCGCCCACGCACACCACCGGGGTCAGGCCGGCAGCCAGCGCGGCCTGGGCCTTGGCGGCCACGGCCTCGTCGGTCTCGCCGTGCAGCACGCGGCGCTCGGAGTGGCCGGCCAGGGCCCAGCGGCAGCCGAATTCCTTCAGCATGGCGCCGGAGACTTCCCCGGTGTAGGCGCCCTTTTCATGGGCGCTGACGTCTTGCGCACCCCAGGACACGCTGCTGCCGGTCAGGGCCGACGCCGCTTGCGCGAGGTAGGGGAACGGCACACAGATGCCGATTTCGCAGTGGCTCGCAGCATCCGCGGCGCGCAGCTCGGTCAGCAACGCGGCGTTCTCGGCCAGGTTGCCGTGCATCTTCCAGTTGCCCAGCACGAGGCGGGCGCGGTTTTCGACTGAAGTCATGGCGAGGTATCTGTATCGGTTGGACTGGGGCGAGCCAAGGGCTGCGTAGCAACCGCCCACGGGCCTGCCTGGAAAAAATTCCAGGCGAAACCCGTGATTGTATCCTGTTGCGGGACGCTACGCCGAGCGCCCCCCATTTCTTACATGGTCAGGATGATTTTGCCGATGTTTTCACCGCTTTCCATCATGGCATGGGCGCGCGAGGCCTCGGCCAGCGGGAAGGTGGCGTGCACGATGGGCTTGATGGCCCCTTTTTCCAGCAGGGGCCAGGCCTGCTCGCGCAGGGCGCGCGCGATGGCGCCCTTGAAGGCGACCGGACGGGGACGCAAGGTCGAGCCGGTGATGGTCAGGCGGCGGCGCATGACCTGGGCCGTATCCACATTGGCGTGGGAACCGCCCAGCTGGGCGATGATGACGATGCGGCCGTCGTCGGCCAGGCACTGCATGTCGCGGCCGATGTAATCGCCGGCCACCATGTCCAGGATCACGTCCACGCCGCGTCCGCCGGTGGCGTCCAGCACTTCCTTCACGAAATCCTGGGTCTTGTAGTTGATGCCGCGCTCGGCGCCCAGCGCTTCCACGGCGCGGGCCCGGTCGTCGCTGCCGACGGTGGCATAGACCTTGTGGCCCATGGCGCGGGCCAGCTGGATGGCCGTGGTGCCGATGCCGCTGGCGCCGCCATGCACCAGCAATGCCTCGCCTTCGGACAGGCGGCCGCGGTCGAATACGTTGCTCCAGACCGTGAAATAGGTTTCCGGCAGGCCGGCGGCCTCGATGTCGGACAGGCCCTTGGGAATCGGCAGGCATTGCGCCGCGGGCGCTACGCAGTATTCCGCGTAGCCGCCGCCCGCCACCAGGGCGCAGACCTTGTCGCCCAAGACAAAACCGCTGCCGGCCAGGTCGCCGCCGACGATCTCGCCGGCCACTTCCAGGCCCGGCAGGTCCGAGGCGCCGCGCGGCGGCGCGTAGTTGCCCTTGCGCTGGAACACGTCGGGACGGTTGACGCCCGCGGCGCTCACTTTGATCAGGACTTCACCCGCGCCGGCTTCCGGCGTGGGGCGCTCCACGGGGACCAGGACCTCGGGGCCACCAGGGCGAGAGATTTCTACGGCGTGCATCGCGTGCCTCCTTTGCAGCAAATGGATTATTATTGCGCCCTTTACGGCGTATCGTGTTCCCGGCCCGGCAGATTGTTTGCCTGATGGCCGGATCGCCGGAATATACGCAATACCAGGAAGCGTGGCAGAGTGGTCGATTGCACCGGTCTTGAAAACCGGCAACGGGCAACCGTTCGTGAGTTCGAATCTCACCGCTTCCGCCAAGACACCCGATGCCAGCGCGCATCGCCGCCCGCAAGGCGGCATGGGGCTACAGGCTGCCGTACGAATGCAGCCCCGACAGAAACATGTTCACCCCCAGAAAGGCGAAGCTCGTCACCACCAACCCGGCGAGCGCCCAGTAGGCCGCCACCTCTCCTCGCAGCCCCTTGAGCAGCCGCATGTGTAGCCAGGCGGCATAGTTCAGCCATACGATCAGCGCCCAGGTCTCCTTGGGATCCCATTGCCAATACGCGCCCCAGGCGTCGGCGGCCCACAACGCGCCCAGCACGGTGGCCACGGTGAAAAAGGCGAAACCCAGCGCGATGGCCCGGTACATGATGTCCTCCAGCACCTCCAGGGACGGCAGCCGGCGGGCAATGGGACGGCGCAGCGCCAGCACCGCGCCCACGACCATGGCGCCCCCGCCGAAATACAGCATCCACACAGGCGACAGCCGCCGCGAGCCGAAGATCATCGGCTCGGCGCATAGCAGCGCGCCCAGCAGGAAAACTGGAATCAGGCGCTTGCCCGCTGCGCTCTGCCCGTGCAGCTTGACCAGGTAGGCGAAGCCCACCGCACCCGCCAGCGAGAACGTGCCATAGCCCACGAAATTGGCCGGCACGTGCAGCTTCATCCACCAGCTTTGCAGTGCGGGCACCAGCGGCTGGATCTGATGGGCGCCGCGCGTGAGCGAATACCAGGACAGGAACAGGACCATCGAGGCAACCACCAGCATGACGAAGCCGCCCAGCGCTCGCGTGGCGTAGCGGGCCTCGTAGTAGAGGTAGAACAGCGCCGTGACCAGTGCAAAAAAAACGAACACCTCGTACAGGTTGCTGACCGGAATGTGTCCGACATCCGGTCCCAGCAAATGTCCTTCGCGCCAGCGCACCAGCAGGCCGGTCAGCCCCGCCCATACCCCGCCCCAGGTCAGGACCGTGCCCAGCCAGGCGATCGCGGGCCGGGCCAGCCCCGCCCAATAGCAAAGCGTGCCCAGCACGAACAGGCAGCTCATCCAGAGTATGGCCGACTGCGACGACAGCAGATACTTGAGCAGGAAGACGTTTTCGGCGCGCCCCAGGTTGCCCTGCAGCAGCCCTGCCCCGCCCGCGTACAACCACGCGGCCAGCAGCGCGCTGGCGCCGCTGGCCAAGAACAGAGGCCGCAAGGGGCGCCACAGCCATCCCAGCCAGGCCAGGGCAGGCACCGCGCCGATCAGCATCGCTTGCTCGTAGCCGTTCAGGAACTGGCCGAACTCCCCCAGTGCATAGGCGCAGCCGGCAAGACAGATCAGCAGGAACCCGGCGTCGGTCGGGTTCAAGCGCCTGCCGGTCCGGGCAGCGGCATTCGAAACGTCCGACACGGACCGGCGGCAAGTCGGCGGGACGGACCCGGTGGCGGTAAGCGGCATCGCGGCATCTCCATGCGTAACCGTGCGGCCCAGGTTGCCCGCAGGCCGAACGAATCTTATTTTGTCATAGGACAAATTCATTCTAAGAACGACGCGTCCGCGCTGCATAGCGACGGCGCCAGCCCCCACGCTGCGCCGCCATCCCTACCGGAAACGCGGCAACCGTGCTAGACGCCCGCGCAGCGCGCTTCGTCCAGGGACAGGCGGGACGCTATCCGCTCCGGACAGGATTCCTGCAATTGCCTGCAGGCCGCGTGCACGCGCGCCATGGCCAGGGCGATTTCTCCGGTTTCCAGGCCGGCGTAGCCAAACAGCAGATGCCGGGACTCGACGCCCTCGGCCGCGCTGGCGGCGGCCTGGGCCAGCGGATACAGCCTCACGCCCTGCGCCAGTGCGGCCGCGGCGACCGCGTCGGCGCCGGGGCTGTCCGCCGGCAGTTCAAAGGCCAGGTGCATCCCCGAATTCTGTCCGCTGATCCGGCCGCGTCCGCCCCAGACTTTACGGATGCCA
The sequence above is drawn from the Achromobacter xylosoxidans genome and encodes:
- a CDS encoding phosphate/phosphite/phosphonate ABC transporter substrate-binding protein; the protein is MKIRNCAPALALVSLLAAAPLAQAQSLADGSQQRPLRVLLIPADGGTESGTKADYAPIFNAITRSTGLHFQLTVGQSYGAVVEGMCNQLAEVAFLGPVSYVQAHERQCAQLLAVGVQKGESAYYAAMFARADSPINTLADLKGKRAAFGDVNSASSFTFQVASMIKDGMNPAKDLAALQLTGSHASSLAALVQGQVDAAALSFDSFDKAVRQGAVDPKSVKVIFKSEPIPYPPLAMNTKLPESLKATLKQAFAKVHQAPGVTPDMVRGYGGAKLDRFDTEFSEAQFAGPASKMALLTDEIKGEILQKAAQR
- the tpiA gene encoding triose-phosphate isomerase, whose product is MTSVENRARLVLGNWKMHGNLAENAALLTELRAADAASHCEIGICVPFPYLAQAASALTGSSVSWGAQDVSAHEKGAYTGEVSGAMLKEFGCRWALAGHSERRVLHGETDEAVAAKAQAALAAGLTPVVCVGESLADREAGNTLAVIERQLKPVLALGAEAVSRMVLAYEPVWAIGTGRTASPEQAQEVHGAIRAALRALGAAQVQVLYGGSVKAANAASLFAMTDIDGALVGGASLVAEEFLRIAAI
- a CDS encoding HAD-IIA family hydrolase; the encoded protein is MTRIACTPLASHSQAPTSEPPWTVRSRGLILDLDGTLIRGHEVIPGASELLTRWAGRCVIVSNNSTDTAAGLAPRLRAMGLPVQAETLILAGEQAVRHIARQHPRAAVLLCASDALRGFAASLGLALVDRNADIVLLARDLSFGYGTLQTLAGELARGATLMVSNGDLTHPGPQGAIVPETGALLQSVLACAPGVRPQILGKPGAMLLEEGLRRLGLAPADATVIGDNVRTDALGAVRLGIGYLLVGTAPYADAPDVAGLLDGARPRRHALPADIEGDQ
- the secG gene encoding preprotein translocase subunit SecG, translated to MPLMLKILLAVQVISALAIIVLVLLQQGKGADMGSAFGSGSAGSLFGATGAANFLSRATKWAAVVFFASTAGLAYVSHKGNSGPAVDSGVMQSFPADRSVPQVPGAAPAPAGSSVPGAGSVPAAPAKPDASVPSVPAAPATPAAPAAGDKPAETPAAPAK
- a CDS encoding phosphonate ABC transporter ATP-binding protein; translation: MDMLRYDAVGMRYADGTAALNSVSLQVPRGQFCVILGASGAGKSTLLRMANGLTVPTQGEVWVDGTQVQPSTLAAVRPRIGMVHQHFNLVSRATVATNVLSGALPGLPAWRAYLMRFPAELRERACKLVREVGLQPEHLQRRVSELSGGQQQRVGIARAFMLAPALLLADEPVASLDPRISRDILELLRNQARERGATVLCSLHQVDLAREFADRIVALRHGVMVFDGPAGAFDEATARALYRAPQPESGIAAADLAGRGHVEPRAARPIRPAVLSAGGAQ
- a CDS encoding MurR/RpiR family transcriptional regulator, giving the protein MATSKRTPRTPTAADQQRGSPQAMLARIQSLLPSMGAASQRIGEFVIRNPAEVVHMSVSEVAERTQCSEGSVVGFCKLLGATGFQQLKIALAQQIVQPVQYIHEDLAAQDTPEQVVSKIFHSNIQTLQETESVLDVAALSAAVELIRGARRVEIYGIGSSAVIAHDAHYRMLRIGLHATAVTDSHVQAISASLTGPDVAVLTISHSGSTHETVLATRLAKEAGARTICITNFGKSPIQEHADVVLHTMSRETRFRTEAMTSRLAQLAIIDTLIACLALSDYDKAVSTLRSTFDVLSNKRY
- the phnE gene encoding phosphonate ABC transporter, permease protein PhnE, encoding MNTQALKTPADNAAWRLDPPYGARALLIVIAALMLFLYTGQRVEMGRMAALTLDGALAAVGLKQQSQVTAGLGALADNLFPLQVSYRTETSRIEGFDPDKLPWLARVETLQVTENRLNPHTLKMEDEVSTQTYLVEPLGYLWRVAVKMVETFEIAIWATLLAVLGSVPLAYCSARNYAPNRLLYVAARAIVSMFRAMPELICALFLVLAYGFGPIAGVLALAIHSMGFLGKFYAEDIETADAKPQEALAAIGASKPRVLAYAVLPQVMPKFTGYTLYILDRNVRMATVVGLVGAGGIGQELKGRYDMYQYAHVGTILVVIFITVFLLDQVAARLRRRLS
- a CDS encoding NAD(P)H-quinone oxidoreductase yields the protein MHAVEISRPGGPEVLVPVERPTPEAGAGEVLIKVSAAGVNRPDVFQRKGNYAPPRGASDLPGLEVAGEIVGGDLAGSGFVLGDKVCALVAGGGYAEYCVAPAAQCLPIPKGLSDIEAAGLPETYFTVWSNVFDRGRLSEGEALLVHGGASGIGTTAIQLARAMGHKVYATVGSDDRARAVEALGAERGINYKTQDFVKEVLDATGGRGVDVILDMVAGDYIGRDMQCLADDGRIVIIAQLGGSHANVDTAQVMRRRLTITGSTLRPRPVAFKGAIARALREQAWPLLEKGAIKPIVHATFPLAEASRAHAMMESGENIGKIILTM
- the ccsB gene encoding c-type cytochrome biogenesis protein CcsB; the protein is MPLTATGSVPPTCRRSVSDVSNAAARTGRRLNPTDAGFLLICLAGCAYALGEFGQFLNGYEQAMLIGAVPALAWLGWLWRPLRPLFLASGASALLAAWLYAGGAGLLQGNLGRAENVFLLKYLLSSQSAILWMSCLFVLGTLCYWAGLARPAIAWLGTVLTWGGVWAGLTGLLVRWREGHLLGPDVGHIPVSNLYEVFVFFALVTALFYLYYEARYATRALGGFVMLVVASMVLFLSWYSLTRGAHQIQPLVPALQSWWMKLHVPANFVGYGTFSLAGAVGFAYLVKLHGQSAAGKRLIPVFLLGALLCAEPMIFGSRRLSPVWMLYFGGGAMVVGAVLALRRPIARRLPSLEVLEDIMYRAIALGFAFFTVATVLGALWAADAWGAYWQWDPKETWALIVWLNYAAWLHMRLLKGLRGEVAAYWALAGLVVTSFAFLGVNMFLSGLHSYGSL